The segment TAATCATGTAGAATGAACATGTTCATAACATTAAACGCACTTAGGTGCAGTTTACCCAAACtgatttcaataaaaatgCCGGGCAATCAACTAGTGTTGAACATTCAAAACTCACAAAAAATGACCATAGTATAAccatcttcattttcaagGAATAAATTGACTTAATGGTCTCTTCATGCTCATTGCTATCAGACATATGGATACCATCTGTTGTCTATATctcttattcttttaaaaatcaaatcaacatCATGACATGCATGCCATCTTAAATTTGCAGAAAATAAACTGTGAAAACATAAAGCCGTTCTTTAAATAAACTACTTGCAAAAAGATGCTAATATTACTTAATAGAGATTAAAGAACAAACAAGTCAACCAAATCAATTCACAGATGAAATCAAATAGAGAAACCAGCGGGTAATGATAAGAAATCTATAGTGCTCACATTTGCAAGAGACTCAAAAGAGTGAAGGTAGTCTCTGTTATCCCTAACCCACTTCTTGTAAGCTTCCATGACTTGAAAGAATCACAACGCAGCggcaacaaaagaaagaaacactCGAATCGTCGAAGAACCTGGTACAAACTAAAACCCTAAGATGCGACAAGGAAAAACCCCCTCATAGCCAGCCGAAAGAAAAATAGGGTCTAAGAACACAACTGTACGGTCATTCAAAAAGGGGGATCCTGGTCGAGAACTTTTCAGGAAACTAGAAACGAAAAGGTAGCTGATGAAGGGAGAAATTGTAGGAGAAGAAGCGCGAAGAGAAGGAGGAACCAAATTGGGATTTATGGGAAGGGGGAACCGGAATTTTGCAGAACCCCAATTACAGCAGCCAATCTGGAAAACCCTCCATACTGCCTTACAAACTTGGCTGCATCTGGATGGAGAGCGAAACACGAACTAAAACCAAACGTCAATATCACTACgaacaaataaaaagatcATATCCTTTATCTATTGGTGCAAGAATCTAAAATATTCGTGAGTGTAGTTCCAATGATGATTAGAGTATTATAAAAATTGCAATATTTGTTCGCGTTTGTgatcaaatttgatgaaaatggaaattttgtagtgaaaatttggagtaaaattaaattaaaaaatatatatacgtATATAATGTactagttttttaaaaaaaaaacatcaaatattttaataatgtattgaagattaataatttattagatatttttaggagtatTTAAAAGATCTAAATcccaaaaactcaaaataaaaaatcagaaGATATTGAATAGTTTGTATCATACAGTGCGTCTGAAGTTACTTCTAAAATTCCCCCATTAAGGATCTGTTCTTTGTCTTCTCTCTGGGGTTTTATTTTAGGGTTCCGCGGAAGCAAATTGAAAATGCAACTCACACTTGAATTTGggtaattctctctctctctctctctctctctctctctctctctctctNTTACTTGGAAGGAAAATTTCCCTGTTTGTTTAGCTCTGATCCTGGAACACAGAGTTTGAATGCCTTCTGTTTCTGGGAAAGTTGGAAATCAGAAGAAATATCTTATTCGATcgtgtttttatgttttttcgCAGCTTATAAACTTGAATTTCTGTGTCGTTGTCTATCCATAAAGATCGATTGTTTTCTGAATTTGAGCAAACTCTTGAGTTCGTGAATTCTGTGTATTAATGAGGTATCGTGATACTGATGTTCGGGAATATTTCTCTTGGGCTGGCTCAAGGGAAGAAAAGATCGACTATTGGATATAATTGTTTGTGTTTAGTTgtcaataattcaaaatttgcaCCTATTCTTCAGGATATTGGGACCAAAACTATAGTTTTGCTTGAATATCCAGTTGCTTCACTGCCTCCATATTGTTTTCATTCTGGTTTTGTTCGTTTGATTACCATTGTTCCTTCgttagattatatatatattggaaaTCTATAACCTGTTCTTTATTATATTCAACTTTTATTTGTGTTCGGTGGAACTTTTTGGCTGGATTGTACCATTTATAATTGCATATGTTGTTTCAACAATTCATCAGTGTGTTGTTTACAGTGCTTGCAGATTTTGACTCCATCAGTACCCTCTATTTCCTCATCCCCTCCAAAAccaaaagagaaggaaaataaataatgtggCAGTATCTTGAATAGCCTTTTTCTGCAATATTAGAAATTATCCTTCCATATGCTTCTAGGTTGCATTTTTATTGtgtcttttatttaatgtaaaagGTGAAACGGAAAAGATATCAATGTAGTATGTCATTCTTTAGGCTTTATTTTTTCAGCTAGTGTTTATATGTTAAACATGACAGTGATATTAACTTTTACATGCAGTGGGGGATTGGAGTTACTATGTGACTCTGTGAAGATCCACGATGTCAGCGTTGATCCTGAAAATGGAGCGGGAAcggtaaattaaaatttttcaacAATTTAATGAAAGATCGAGTCAAtatcaaattcatattttcGTGCTTCATTCCTCTGTTTATCAAGCAAGTCTAATGCTTTCTTTTAAAACGGTTCTCAGTTAATTATGAAAGATTTGCTCTCTTGGGTCCGAAGTAATCTGATCAAGGAGAGGCCagaaatgtttatgaaaggCGACACTGTGTAAGTTGTAAAAGAAACATCTCATTAGtttatcaattttcttttttaaagattGTGAATGAGAGGATGAACGTGAAAGTGGGTGAAGAATTGTGATGGTTTCAAACATGGTTCCTGCAGAAGACCTGGTGTTCTGGTGCTTGTGAATGATTGTGATTGGGAGCTGAGTGGGCAGCTTGATACACCATTGGAAGAGAAAGACGTGGTGGTGTTCATATCCACCCTGCATGGAGGCTAACTCAGTAAGGAATATGGCTTTTCCAGCTTGTAGCTACGTAATTGTTGCCTGAGATAATATGGCgttttaaccttaaaaatacGTATTGTTTGTTATCCTATAAACTATACAAAGAGTAATCTTGATCAGAGTTTGCTCTGAGGCTTGTGAAATCATCTTGTTGGGGTGGATGTTCATGTTCAATGACTGAATAAAGTAGAAGAAAGGCTATATTCATAGGCATTTCaattcatgttcatgttctgTTGTATAAGAAGTTCGAAAAGGtactttaaatatttcttttcaacaTGTCACACAGAAATATATTGAGACAACCATAGAAGTTTTCTTTAAGGTTGAAGCATTGAAGTAACGGTGACTGATTTTCAATACCAAAAATCTTGATGCGGAGTTCATCTTTCGTGATGAAAATagaacttgaaaataaaagtcgaagaaaatggaataatGAATGAACAACTATATTGACCAGAAAATCGataacttgaaaataaaagtcgaagaaaatggaataatGAATGAACAACTATATTGACCAGAAAATCGATAGTCCCAAGTTTACGCAGCAGCATTTGGTCTAATAAAACACTTTCGGTATTATAATTCTCCCAGAAGAAattcttttagaaaaaaaaaaggttacaaggaaaaaaaaaagcaaagaaaataggGAGTTGGGAAAGAGAAAGGGTATTGTTTTTAGGCCTTTTGCTTCCCTTTTCTAATTCTATCAAGCTCAGCTTCAGCATCGTTCAACTGCTGTTTCAACGTTGATATTTTCCTCTCCAAGTCTTCCACCGAGTCTCTGCTAGTCGCTGGTTCATATGGCCTCACAAACTTACCTGAAAAGTCCTTCAGCGCTTCAACCCCAGTCACCTGCAATACAATGCACAACAAGTTTGGAAATCAAAGCTCTTCccaatcttttccttttacctGTTTTGGTTTCTGTTTTCAAATCAAAGCTCTCGCATCTTCAACTTCAGTGTTTTATCCACTTAGTTATGttcaaacaaactaaaaataagATTGATATAACAGAACACGATATGTATTAAGAATTAGCAACTTGCCTCAGACTGTACAACAAATCGGTACTCACTACTATAAAACATAGGATCgggtgaattaaaaaaaaggcacCTATTGCCATTTCTAccttccttctcctttcaaGGTCTACCAAActtcaataattatatagGAGAGAATGataagtttaaaaaacaaaatataattcaagACTTGGAACCAAACCCAATGGCAGACATGAAGGAAAAAGCATTTATGGACTAgatgataaaagaaaacagaatgaATCTCGATATATTGAGACAAATATGTGCAGAGAAAGCAGTACCTCTTGAGGCAGTAATGGCAACTTGGTGATGTGGaagtcatcatataacatgtaAAATTGGTCGAGATACTTCTGTTGCATTCGCATTCTCGCTTTCAGTAACTTGGACTCAACATCTAAAACGGCAGAGCACATACATATGGTTAAGAAACAGGGAACATCCAAATCACTTTACAGAATATATGTGTATGGATTCAGTTAACTGTCGTACCTTCGTCATTGTAAATTACTTGGTTAATGATAATATTGTGAGTATCGATCTCAAACTTGGTGAGTTCTTGAACTAGTCTCTCTGTTTCGTAAAGAGACAGAAACTCAGGAATGCAGACACACACAAATGTGGTCAAATCCTGAAAACAGAGAATTGTTGGGTAAAAAACCAAgctttagaaaaagaaaaaaatatataaaagggTAAAAACAGCCCACAAAAGGAGTCCCAACACTAACCAAACAGATACATAAGTACACCTAACATATGTTAGATGTCGgataacattatttttcattcaatattatttttcataaggAATTCTCAATTTGCAAGGAGGGAGGTATAATATAGGacgtaaaaatattagacagttTACACTGagatatagcttggtaaacaaGCTTGTCGAAAAGTTCTACATAGATTTGTGTCGTTTTCGTAAATATTCcctgatttctttcttttaagagattccaaaagaaagtcaTGATGAGATTTTTCCATAGTAGGCcttttgcattcttgaaaGGGTAGTACGTTAAGGTCATATCCAATAGATCGCTTACCTCCCTAGAAAATGTGAGATATCATCCGAATGTATTGAAAATCGTTGTCCAAAAATTATGAGCGTATGTGCATATTGCATAAACAAGTGGCTTTgtgatttgttttctttcttgcataaTGGACACCAATCTAGAGAAAGAGTAATGTAAGGCattcttttttgaagattttcactTGTGTTAATGGTTTTACGCGCTATTTCCTGAAGGAAGAACTTTACCTTTTTAGGCTGATGTCGTTTCCATATTGTCTTTGCTAGCGTGGGATTTAttgcttctactttttctACCATGTCCATCATCAAGGATTTTTGTAGAAAAGGCCCCATGAGCACTGGGTCAATGAGTCTGCTTTGTTTGACAATCCACAGGGGCAAGGTCAAGGCTTAGTTCAATCCATTTTGTtgcttcattatcctttaaattCCTACTAAGCTTTAGGTCCTAGAATTTGTTGACACCATTCCACATTTCTTTGATCGTGGCTTTTTTGCTATGAGAGAGTCGGTACAAAAGTGGATACCTCAGGGCTATCCTGGTGTTTCAATCCATGAGTCGGTCCAAAATGATGTGTTTCCTCCATCACCCACCCTATGGCAAGGTTGGTCGGTGATGTGGTTTTGATGTTTCTTTATGTACCCGAAAGCCCTTTTGTAGAAGATGGAGGggttgatttttgtttgatggaGGAGTATCTTTGGCCTTTATAAAATTTCTCCACAAGGCCTTTTCTTCGTGATGATATCTCCATAACCATTTGGCGAAGAGAActtcgttcttcttcttcatcgaGGGCTTCCTTTTCTATTGGGAGGTTTATAATATTCCATCGAACAAGGCGTGGGTCATCTTTCCACAAGTAGTTTCTGAATAATCTTTCTATATCTACGACCACTTTTTGTGGCATTTCAAATAGAGACATGTAGTAATTAGGGAGGTTGGATAATGTGACTATATGAGGGTGAGTCTTCCGCCTTTCGAAGTAAAACATGATGACCATGATGACAACcatctttctaatttttcaataataaccTTCCTCaaggaaaaaaatttgtgGTTTTCTTTTAGAGGTAGTCCTAGGTAAATATTCAACCCTTCTCCCTTTTTACAATCATATATGCTAGCAAATTCTTCAATAATCTTTGTACTAATATTGATGCCTATGATCTTTGTTTTTTGGAAATTGATATTTTGTCCAGAGAATCCTTCGAAGGTTTTTACCGTCTCAATCATGTTTTTTATGGAAGATGCCAAGTTAGAAAAGAGAATTGTGTCGTCTGCGCGAACTGAAGGTGACTGATGCTTAAACCTTCATTACCAATCTAAAATCCTTTTAGCTGTCCTTCGTATTCTGCTTTTGTCAGTAGGCAACTGAGACAGTCCATTACcatgatgaaaagaaaaggggataGTGGATCTCCTTGTCTCGAACCCTGTGTGGCAAATATCTTCCCTTTTGGTCTTCCATTGATGTGATGGAGAAGTTTGTGGATGAGATGCATCATTTTATCCACCTTCGCCATTTTGAGCCAAAGCCTATTGCCAcaaaaaaagttttagagGAAAGTCTAGTCAACCTTGTCGAAAGCCTTTTCCATGTTAAGTTTAATGACTAcacctttttgtttctttctttcccattcATCTATGAGTTCGTTTGTCGTGGGGAATGCATCGAGAATTTGTCTCCCCTCTACAAAAGTTGTTTGTTGCCCAATTATTGTGAAGGGGAGAACCTTTTTAAGACATTATGATAATACCCTTACTATGATTTTATATAGTCCGGTCGTGAGACTTATGGGACGACAGTCTGCAACAATGCGGGGCATCTAATTGCTTTGAGATCAGACATATATATGTTTCGTTCAGGATAACTACGTTTCGAAAACAAATCTTGGAATACTCTCATGATATCAGCTCtcataaagtttcaaaaaaaaaaaaaaaatgaggtaAAATAATTCGATCATTTGTTGGATCCCAAATCCAGGAGTTTTAGACTTTTAAGTTTGTTGATGAAATCATGCCCCGACCATCCACAGAGGGGCGTATTCTTCCACATGTATTCTACCATTtgcaaaaattcaaaatggttCAACCACATATTCTCAAATCGGAAGGGTGAAGGGCCCCATTTAGAGCAACCCATGGAAAGTAGAATGGGATAATAATCAGATGTAGGTCTATTCAGTCTTTGAACACCGATGTTACTAAATTTTCTATGTAGGCCTTTTGTGGCAAGGAATCTATCGATGAGTGTCAAGGTGGGTGAAAATATGTTGTTTGACCATGTGTAGAGTCCATTATTGAGGGGAAGGTCGATTAGTTCAGCTTCTCTTATGAAATTGTTGAAGTGTCTCATGCCTCTAGACTTTTCCACTAGATTTTTCACGTGCCCATCGAGAGATATTGAAGTCACCCGCCAAAAGCCAATTCTCTATACATAGGCATGATAGGTCCTATAATTCTTGCCAGAATAGATGTCTTTCTTAATATCCACCGGGACCATAGATTCCTGTAATCCAAAATCTGGCTGATACATAGATTTCTGTAATCCAAAATCTGTAATTATCAGCCAGTGTGGTTAAGGTGTATAAGCCTTTGGTGACTTTTGAAATGATCAAAGTTGGGTCATTCCCCATGATTTAGATCCCCCAGTGTAATATGTGTGGTTAAGGTGTATAAGTTTTTGGTGACTTCAGAAATGATCAAAGTTCATATCAAAGTTGGGTCATTCCACATGATTTAGATCCCCAGATGGAATAGCCATGATCAAAGTTGGGCCTTTGGTCAATCTCTCTAGTTAGTTTTCTCGGTTTCTTGGCCGTAGTGGGCTTCTTTTTCCCAGATGGAATAGCCATGATGCACATGAGGTGTTCTTTTAGCCATGGTGCCAAGATTTGGATGGCCATTATTGGTGTGAATGTTTCTAATATCGGGGTGACCCTTTCTACCTCTGTTTCATTCTACTTTTCTTGAAAAAGAGCGTCAAGCTCTATATCCGCAAGAGTGATCTCTAGTCATGGGTGAGAGATGTTGGCCTTATTCGCAATGGGGGATGTTGGGGTGGTGGAGAGAGGTAGGGGGCTAGATGCATATTCATCGTCCGATTCTTGGTCAATGTCAACAATGGAGAATTTTGTTCCTAGGACGAGGAAgttttttggttatttatgatgatggCATGTTATCCTGGTGAATGGAACCCCACAAGTTCATGGGACCTAACCCTTAAAAGAACCTAAAGTATCCCATCTATTCCATAAGACTTCTACCACTTCTTCTAATACTTGTTAATGGTTAGAAAAATGCTAGTAGGCAAtaagacaaaaa is part of the Cucurbita pepo subsp. pepo cultivar mu-cu-16 chromosome LG12, ASM280686v2, whole genome shotgun sequence genome and harbors:
- the LOC111806687 gene encoding ubiquitin-related modifier 1 homolog 2-like isoform X1, giving the protein MQLTLEFGGGLELLCDSVKIHDVSVDPENGAGTLIMKDLLSWVRSNLIKERPEMFMKGDTVRPGVLVLVNDCDWELSGQLDTPLEEKDVVVFISTLHGG
- the LOC111806687 gene encoding ubiquitin-related modifier 1 homolog 2-like isoform X2, which translates into the protein MSGGLELLCDSVKIHDVSVDPENGAGTLIMKDLLSWVRSNLIKERPEMFMKGDTVRPGVLVLVNDCDWELSGQLDTPLEEKDVVVFISTLHGG